The Juglans regia cultivar Chandler chromosome 11, Walnut 2.0, whole genome shotgun sequence genome contains the following window.
TCAGGAGAGGGGGCGAGGGGTAGGATTTTGTTATAAACCCAGgtatgaaacgacgtcgttacATGcctgggttaaaaaaaaataaacctacgCATGAAGCGACGTCGtttcatatctttttttatatataaatatataaatataaaatatatatatccggGGCGGGGGtcacccccaccccccccccgcCCCTGGAGAGAGGCCCAAATGCGGGCGGCTGGCCCCGCCCCCCTCATCGGCCGGACAGGGTGGTccgccccgctgcccacccgtaatctcattctccaaatatttctctaatCCTAGCCTTTCccgacaatttttttattagaccttatttggttatagataaaataagatgaattacaatcataaaagttgaaagtaaaataaaaagttattaaaatattatattttcaatttatttttatttaaaaatttaaagaattaaattatttattattaaaattataataattaaataaaataaattagaataatttgTAGCCAGCCCTAATTCTTCAGCGAAACGCACCGATTCCGCGTTTTTGAAGTCATCCTTAAAACTCGCCGTCCTCTTCACTTGcagtctctttctctctcatggTTAGGGTTAGTCCGAGGGTTTGGGTCTgagaattctttttcttttttgggttggAGACGTCGAAATGGCGAATCGTACGGACCCAGCGGCGAAGAGCATAAGGGGGACAAACCCACAGAACCTCGTGGAGAAGATTCTGCGGTCAAAGATCTACCAGAACACGTACTGGAAGGAGCAGTGCTTCGGTCTCACCGCGGAGACCTTGGTCGACAAAGCCATGGAGCTCGACCACCTCGGTGGGACCTTCGGCGGGAACCGTAAACCCACGCCCTTCATGTGCCTTGTCATGAAGATGCTCCAGATCCAGCCCGAGAAGGAAATCGTCATTGAGTTCATCAAGAACGACGATTACAAgtaactctctttctctttctagtagatatctatttttatattctacgtgttttatggagtttctgGGGAAGAAGAGGGGATTGAGAATCTTTGGAGGCTCATAACTTTTTGCTTTTGGAAAAACTTGACGAGGAACTGATGAATTGAGCTAAAATTGAGAGTTTAACGAAACATTTCTATTATGTTGACGGAGGATGAAGATTAAGATGAAATTCAGTTGTATCCTAggattgtgtttggttgttCACAGAGTAGAGGACAGGACGGAAAGGGAAAATCTGTAGGCTTGCGGGAATTTTCATTGACTTCATCAACAGCGAGAATTTCCTatttgcttattttatttttaattttgctgTCGTTGCTGAGGGTTCGTACGGATGCTGAGATTTTATCCAATTCCATGGTTCCGAGCAGggtattaaagaaaagaaaagaaaatcttgtTATTGCTTATGGTTGCTTAGATTTAGAGTAATGCCGACAGAAGGTGATGTCAATTAGAGCAATTTTTTTTACCAGGCCGAAGTTTGATGTGGAGTTTATAAGAGTGTTTGGATGCTGAAATAGAGAGGAAAAAgtacaacaatttttttattagaacatTTACTAGcttttttatgtattatgtaCTAActtgtaatttgatttttttggtcttaaaaatgtgtttttatgtttggttgaatataatgttttcaaaagaaccccaggggttggctcaagtggtaagagccttggtcttggtggtatgttcCGGGTCTAAGGCTCGAATAACCAAACAATTTCTAGTGGCCATTAGACTGGGGGAACGTCCCTTTGAATTACTGGAGGTGCACTTATGGGAAAGTCCTTATCGAGGCCTGTGCACCCTcaggattagttgggactttgttctcaaacacccggtgccaataaaaaaattgttttcaaaagtcTCTTTGCAGTTCTAATGGGTTTCACAACTCCTTAATTCTGCATTGGCTTTGTGCTATTTTCACGTTAAcatgaatttcaattttttgggtGCAGATACGTGCGAGTACTTGGTGCATTTTATCTGCGTCTCACTGGAACTGATGTTGATGTCTACCGGTACCTAGAGCCTCTATACAACGATTATAGGAAGCTGAGGCAAAAACTTCCTGATGGACGTGAGATCCTTTACACACTTAACCTATTGCTCACTCTTATGTATACAGTCACTTACCTGTTATTTTTATAACTCTGATTGTATCAGAATTCTCCTTGACACATGTGGATGAAGTTATTGATGAACTTCTGACAAGGGATTATTCATGTGATATTGCTTTGCCACGTATCAAGAAAaggtaatttgttttgtttcattttctttctcagcaatgataacttttatttttaacttgtaTCACCTGAGAATGTTGGGTTTCCACCTATTTGTGTGTAATTGGCCTCTATTGTAAGCTTCCTGTtctgattttctctcttttgtttatATGACTTTCTACAGATGGACTCTTGAATCGCTTGTTTCACTAGAACCTAGACAGAGTGTCTTGGAAGATGAttttgaggaagaggaagagaaagaggagAATGAACAACTTGATGGTTTTGAAGATGGGGCCCACGAAAAGGTCACACATTTACCTCACTATCTAACCTCTATATTCGATAGAAAGATTTGCAGGGAAGGAAAGGATATGGAAGGAGAGAGTCAGAGACAAGTGTCATCTCTTGTTCAAGAATGAAATCGAGAGGGATAGAATTTACattattctatttcttttttcatcctGATGGAAGTCCTATAATTTTCTCTCCCCAATGATACACCATATcatttcctctcctctcctttcTAAACTCTCCAACATACTGGAAAATAAATGTATcttgctgttactttgaagtcTTGttgtttttctcaattttttatttttttttatcaggaCTATTATCGTGGGCGAAGCCCTGCTAGAGAAAGAGATAGGGATAGAAGACGTGACCGTGACAGATACAGGTAGGATTCTTTGTAAATTTCtggttttgggttttcttctttttgtgtgactcttaaatgaatatttaaatgttgtaaTTGGCCCTTGTTTAGCCTTTTCAGTAAGtaattgaaattttgttatAAGTGCATAAGATTGAAGTACATTGAGATGGGTACCAGAAAGTTACCTAGCtagaaatagataaataaaaagatgcaagaaaatcatgaaagctGTCTGAAGGAGAAGAGGGTTGATAAAGAAAGTCTTGATCTACTCCATCTTCTCTTCATGGGCCTTGATATTTCTATCATTgatttccctccaaatacaccaaataAGGCATGTAAGAACCATTTTCTACACTACTGAAATTTGTGGGCTACGACCTAATCCTCTCCATCAGTGAGAAAGATCAGCTATTATTCTAGGCATGACCCAAGTCAAACCAACTTGGCTAAAGAAATCGTTCTGCCGAGCACTAGCCACCTCTTAAATGTGGTAGAAGATGATCATACACTCCCCACTtctcttgcacatgcaacaccactCCATCATTACAaggtatattttatttagtggatttaggctcgtttggatactaagaatatctcagaatatttatgaatagtaatgaaatagtttgtaaatagtttgtgaatagtagtgaaatagtttgagaatatctgaaaatactTGAGAACAGTTGTGTTCCGAAATGGACCTTTAATCTGTTATGATAGACACTTATGTCTTCTAACAGAATGTTATGCTTTCTCCCTTAACACAGGGGTCTTGTTTGTATTTCCATTCCTTATAAGTTTCTATCTTGGTTCCATGCTTGCTTAGGATTGTACAGGGCAGGCCAGGCTGAGTTTGTGCTTTTCACATTATCTCATTGCTTGCCtgcttttaaatgatatgaCTTGAAGGGGCTTTTCAGTCAACATCGAGTCTCATTTTACACATGAAAGAGTTCTAGTAGCTTGGTTGGTTTCAACTCGGTCCCACCTGAGGTgggttttctgttaacttgggCTTAACTATATGCGTAAAACTGTAAAAGTCTTCCTACCTAGTATGTGAAAGTGATCTGCTTATCAAATCTGGCACATTTTTGGTATTCTTCCCGTCGGCCCTTTTTAAGTTATTCAATTCTGCTATGGTTTTGAGAATCATGAGCTTTACCTTACCGGAAGCTGTTGCCCTCTTGTTTGCATATATGCAATTACCTGTGTTGTTCAGGTTCATGTTACTGCCATGGCATTTAAAGCCATTTGGTGGCTTAACTTTGCTTCCTACAGTGAACTTATATGATCCTGCCAGGTTTCTCTGTACTGACAGTGTGCAGTGAGAAGTATGATGGATCGTACATTACAATTGGATTCAATAATCATTCATGGTCTTTCTTGTCCCATGTCACTTAGAATTGGAATAAAAAGACCTATGCTGTCCTCAATGAATTAGctaaattccaaaaaattacttcaaataGCTATTAGGACATAAAAACTGTAGCACTACCAAACAATTGTTTACTATTATTTCATCCCTCTCCTCTGgctttttctctttctactgaaatctatgaaggaaaaaaaagggtctaaataaaattaaataaattaggtaattaaaataaataaataggcaGAATGGTAAAATacgataaaattaaataaattaataattaaaaaaaaaatattattattttattactatataatgaataaatggataatccaatgtggagatttgatgtgaatggaatagccaaagccaaattcatctcatattagcTAAAACTTGGGTTTAGCTTTGGCTATTGCAATGAGAGTATGGCCAATGTGAAAGCTGATACTTATGGGTGTAATCGAAGCTGTTtgtgtaaaaaaatatgtaaattgagGCATAGACATGCACGCTCACGTCTGAAAGGTGGTTACCATAAATACTTTGCTCTTATCAAAAGTGATGCGGTTAAAGCCACAAGTGGTTTTGAAGCAGCTTCCTGTTGTGCTACATCTCTTGAATATGCCagatttcatttttctgttaATGTGCTGAAAAAAGAATGATGGATCACTCTTTACTCTTGTATAGTTGCATATTTGTTTCATGTGCCATCGGTTTTCTTCAATTAGCATCTAAGAAAATCTTATTGCACTTCTTTCATTTGGAACTTATGAATCAAACTATATTTTCAAACCTTTTGTTTGTTATAgagtttctaattttttgattttacagttttgttttttccaattTTGCAGGGATCGAGACTATGACAGAGACTATGATAGGGAACGTGGGCGTgggcgagaaagagagagagacagggaTAGAGAGAGGGATAGGGAgagggatagagagagagagagggataggGATAGGGACAGGGACAGGGACAGGGACAGGGATCGTTACCGCCTGAGAGACGAGAAGGACTATGGTCGTGATAGAGAGCGAGAAAGGGAGTGGGAAggtagagagagggagaggcgAGACAAGGACCGTGGCAGGAGGAGGAGTCACTCAAGAAGCCGAAGTAGAAGTAGGGATCGCAAGGATCATGAGGGTGGGGAACACCGGAAGAGACATGCACGCAGCAGTGCCAGTCCGAAAAGGCGAGATGGACCTGATGACAGCATCACTCGGGAAGagccaaagaagaagaaagaaagaaaggagaagaaggatGATGGGACAGACCACCCAGACCCTGAGATAGCTGCAGCTAACAAGCTTCGGGCATCCCTTGGGTTGAAACCGTTGAAGTAGGTGCTAGGATCGTTTGTGAAATGGTGGTTTCTGTTAACATCAATGGATATATGAAGTTTGTGGACCCATTACTTGTAGTAGCAGCCTGGGATTGCCAGTATTGGATGTATTACAGATCATACACATGTATGTCAATATTATATGAGTTGTCTccaatattttttgtgagaatCACGAGTTTTGCTGCTTGCATTCTCGGTTAATTAATTGTACTGTATTGATGCTGAGGACAAGACAACGTGGCGGCTTTGAGTGAAATCAAACAGAACGGATAGTCTCTAGTGCTAGATTAAGCTTAGAGAAGTTACTAATGTATATGCAAGGCTTTCCCGAGACAAGGAACCTTTGTCATCATCGGTTAAAGGCACAAACCTAGGTTCATTCTCTCGTCTAGTTCGACAAATGTGATATTTTTCACCCCATATCACAACTTTTTGAGGTTTCTGGAATTTGTAAGATTAATTTGTTGGCTCGATTTTTGCAAGTGGTCGGGCTCAAAGAAATTTTGGAAGTGAATCtttcagtgttttttttttttttaattaattatttcttcctttcttttagAATTCCAGACCGGTCTAAGGCACGCCACTTAACATGGGACACGCCAatcaaaagtaattttttttaatattaattgaagtgacatttttatactaaaaatatgTTTGGCGCGTTTATAATCTAAGATTCTAACTGCAAATAGtctttttggaaatatattttgaggaaaaagacATTTGTAAACTCTTTTTTGGAATTTGTGAactcaaatttaatattattattttttctctaaaaaatcaTAACCATTTTTAGAGCTTTAATCATATTTGTACGGAAAATAAATTTGAGTAAGGtatttataattgaaaatttctaAACATAAGTTTCATACTCTACAATCTGCACACCGActtaaaaatgtcattttatttttttaactatgtaataaaaattattccaaatatgtttgtaagtaaaatatgataaaaatgtaaaatgacatgtttttaagtaGATGTGCAGAGTGTGAGACTTATGGATAGCACTACTCTTTATAATTTTACCtacaagatttattttattttaaaattaaaattttaaattttaagtttcataattttaaattttaaattttaagcaCAAAATCTTGATAGTGAGGTGAGAATatttagttttagatgaaagtttaaaaaattattattgttttgagatttaataaagttgaattttctattatattttatatgaaaatttaaaaaaattataacgatgaaataagaattttgtgtctaATCTCATTTGccaaacatatactagtattttctaatgaatttttgttttatctaGGGAAAGAACTTTTGCGATCCAAACATGTCCGGCCTAGTTTAGTAATATTCGTTCTAAACCCGGAATTAAGCAGTCCAAACCGCAACGGAGGATAGGCGTATAAAGCCCGATCCAATTCTCTTAAGTCGGCGCTATCTCGGCTGCAGTCGGATAGGCCCACATAAAACTTCAGCCCCCCTCCGaagaaacaaaaccaaacaaaacaaaaggctaAAACCCTAAATGCGCTCGTCTTTTCCCTCTGTTTCACATAGCGAATAAGGGCGGCCACTGAAACCACCATCTCTCTCAGGTAACTCTATATCTCTCCCAATGTATCTAGTAGTATGCAGAGAATGAGGAAATACATTACAAAGAATTTTTCTTCGAAACGTATTATACATGAAATTTCAATATGTACGTCGGTTAGGAAGCtcgataaaatattttattatcttaggCTCGTATAGAGTGGTGATTGACATGGTCGACCTGCATTTGatgttgaaggaaaaaaatccTGACATCTTTGGGTGTAAGCGTCTCTGACTTCGTTGtgtgaatataattgttattttttttactggAATATCGATGGCGACTTGGAATCAGGTTATTCTGTAACGTGAGTGGTGTTGTTGTGTTGACTGCGAATTATATGAGAATGaaggatttttttgtttttgtttttataagtaataagaaaagaatgtaggaagtattttttatgcttttggtcgaaatttgttatttttcctttgataagtaataaaagattttattcccgagaaataggcataagcccaagtacacaggacaaAATATCTACTACTTTCCAAAAACGAaaggaaaactaaaacagaTTCTGGAAATTATCTTCCATTACAAGAGCtttagcccacaaactcaaagtactaaagaaaaaatccctaagttCTCCCAATGATcgttctttgtcttcaaagcatctcccattcctttcaagccataggcaccacatgacacaagaaggaatcatcttccaaacatgGACAGCATTCTTGCTAACCTTCAAacccttccaccctaccaataaatccaccacttccttGGGCATTACCCAAAGTAAACCAGTCCGattcaaaacctcattccacaagaaTCTGGCCACCTCACAAAGAAGAAAGAGGTGgcgaaatttgttatttttaaaaatagaaaacaccCATTTTGCAACaaaaccacacacacacacacacatgaatgtatatatatgaatgtatatatgtgggtaaatatgcatgtatgtattgGTAGTGGATTATTGTGCAACTCTGGGTGCGATGTAGAGGATCTGGTCCCGGATTTAAGTATTTGTATATTCAGTTTTTGCTGTGATATCATGCTTTGCACATGACAATAATCTTGGGTCCACTGGTAGATAaagaaatttagaattttatttacttttatccCTTTTTGTTGGGCTGGAAAACTGCATTTATGTAATAATTGTGTCATTTGTTTCAGGCTATTGGTGATTTCATTGTGTCAATATGTCAGCTTTTGCCAAACCAGAGAATGCTTTAAAGCGAGCTGAACGTGAGTGGAAGTTTATACCTCTTTTGCTGAGtgttaatatcattttttctaCCTCTAAAATGGATTCTATCTTGATGTGCACATGTTGTATATCTCTACCTGAAACTTCGATTGGGTAAAACgtttctcctttttttatttaattacttcagttcttttttattgtttctcttttattttcagtgtTGTGGGTGTGGATGTTGCTTACTTTGATGTTGCTAGTTAACAACTATAGACATACTTTTGTCAGTTCTGTTTTGTCCTGTGGCAGATAGTTTAATGGTGTcaactttcatgatttccttgtatccgtttctagttcctaactaggtgtaatctcttgtatacttcctgtgtacttgatttgaatatcaatataaaatatcttgttacttatcaaaagataGTTTAATTGACTTGTTTAATGCTTGGATGCAGAGCTGATAAATGTTGGTCAGAAGCAAGATGCCTTGCAAGCTCTTCACGATATTATAACCTCTAGGAGACATCGAGCATGGCAAAAGACACTTGAAAGGATTATGTTCAAGTATGTAGAACTTTGTGTTGACATGCAGAGGGGCAGGTTTGCAAAGGATGGTCTGATTCAATACCGCATTGTCTGTCAGCAAGTGAACGTTACTTCTTTGGAGGAGGTGATTAAGCACTTTATGCATCTGTCCACTGAGAAAGCTGAGCAAGCTTGTAATCAGGCACAGGCACTGGAAGAAGCTCTTGATGTTGATGACCTGGAAGCGGATAAAAGGCCTGAAGATCTAATGCTAAGTTATGTAAGTGGAGAGAAGGGGAAGGATAGGTCTGATCGTGAACTTGTTACCCCTTGGTTCAAGTTCTTGTGGGAGACTTATAGAACGGTGCTCGAAATCTTACGTAACAATTCAAAGTTAGAGGCACTTTATGCGGTAGGTCCTCTCTCAAACTCCTTTATGTTtcacgtgatttttttttttttcattcctacacatattatgtgaattttgtCATGGTAGTGTCATCGTTTAACTTAATTTTGTAAATTGGTTATCAGAATTTTActaatagcattttccttttggggTAGAAGATTTGAGTTGCTTGTAGTTATTCTGTAGGCTTAATCTTATCTAAATGAATGAGCGGACAGGAGTGTGTCTAGATGAATTAGAAAACTTGATCTTGCATGAATTGGCCAAAATGAGAGTAATATGTTTTGATCAATGGGTAGTTGATAAGGTTTTTTGAAGTCATTTAAATACTCTATATGATGAGCTGGGTTAGACGATGCAGTATTTGACCCACATTGTTGGTGGTGTTAAAAACATGCTACATGTGCTTAAAGCATGACGCCCCATATATGAGGGAGAAGCATTTTTTGAGGGGTTTTCTCTAAAATGTGTGATTCAATTAGAAATATCTGTTGATTGTTACACTTCTACCATACTAcatgtttttcagtttttatttatttatttggtataCAAAATGCACCATGTGGAGCTTGAACCCATATTTTCACTTTCACCCTATTTTTCCTAGAAAGATTGATGGGGCGGGGTGCCATCTGGAAAACTAAGAAGACT
Protein-coding sequences here:
- the LOC109005264 gene encoding pre-mRNA-splicing factor 38 — translated: MANRTDPAAKSIRGTNPQNLVEKILRSKIYQNTYWKEQCFGLTAETLVDKAMELDHLGGTFGGNRKPTPFMCLVMKMLQIQPEKEIVIEFIKNDDYKYVRVLGAFYLRLTGTDVDVYRYLEPLYNDYRKLRQKLPDGQFSLTHVDEVIDELLTRDYSCDIALPRIKKRWTLESLVSLEPRQSVLEDDFEEEEEKEENEQLDGFEDGAHEKDYYRGRSPARERDRDRRRDRDRYRDRDYDRDYDRERGRGRERERDRDRERDRERDRERERDRDRDRDRDRDRDRYRLRDEKDYGRDREREREWEGRERERRDKDRGRRRSHSRSRSRSRDRKDHEGGEHRKRHARSSASPKRRDGPDDSITREEPKKKKERKEKKDDGTDHPDPEIAAANKLRASLGLKPLK